The Allofrancisella frigidaquae genome has a segment encoding these proteins:
- the rimM gene encoding ribosome maturation factor RimM (Essential for efficient processing of 16S rRNA), translating into MSEDFVEIAKVGSTYKLDGELNLYTLANPIEVLLGYGDWYIRLAGADSWQLLKGESVYRRADKIYLKLANVNDASVAKKYVNALIGVPVEALPVLLEDEAYFKDLIGCKVSNHHGEPFGKVIDIIETGANEVLVCHDGEHEYLIPYVKQYIVKEEINLKKIVVDWEYDF; encoded by the coding sequence ATGTCAGAAGATTTCGTTGAAATAGCTAAAGTGGGTTCTACTTACAAGCTTGACGGCGAACTTAACTTATACACTTTGGCAAATCCAATAGAAGTTTTATTAGGTTATGGTGATTGGTATATACGGCTTGCAGGAGCTGACTCCTGGCAATTGCTAAAGGGCGAAAGTGTATACCGCCGAGCTGATAAGATTTACCTGAAATTAGCTAACGTGAATGATGCAAGTGTTGCAAAAAAATACGTTAATGCATTAATAGGTGTACCTGTAGAAGCATTACCAGTATTGCTAGAGGATGAAGCTTATTTCAAAGACTTAATTGGTTGTAAAGTTAGTAATCATCATGGAGAACCCTTTGGTAAGGTTATAGATATTATTGAAACAGGAGCAAATGAGGTTTTAGTTTGCCATGATGGGGAGCATGAGTATTTAATTCCTTATGTTAAGCAATATATTGTTAAAGAAGAAATTAATCTAAAGAAAATAGTCGTTGATTGGGAATACGATTTTTAA
- the rpsP gene encoding 30S ribosomal protein S16 → MVVIRMARGGAKKRPFYKIVVADKKSPRDGKFIEKLGFFNPIAKGGEERLKLDVAKADEWISKGAQPSERVASLIKEAKKSA, encoded by the coding sequence ATGGTAGTAATTCGTATGGCTCGTGGTGGAGCTAAAAAGCGTCCTTTCTATAAAATAGTAGTTGCAGATAAAAAAAGCCCTAGAGACGGCAAATTTATCGAAAAACTTGGCTTTTTCAATCCAATCGCTAAAGGTGGTGAAGAAAGATTAAAGCTAGATGTTGCAAAAGCTGATGAATGGATTTCAAAAGGAGCTCAACCTTCAGAAAGAGTAGCTTCTTTAATTAAAGAAGCTAAGAAATCTGCTTAA
- the metK gene encoding methionine adenosyltransferase, which yields MSKNYLFTSESVSEGHPDKLADQISDAILDEILKQDKNARVACETLVKTGMALVAGEITTSAWVDIEELVRNVITETGYDNANKGIDGRTCSVINAIGKQSSDIAQGVDRGSPEDLGAGDQGLMFGFATNETPTLMPSAIYYSHLLMKKQAKLRKTNKLSWLRPDAKAQVTLAYENDKPKFIDTIVLSTQHDETISQKDLHDAVIEEIIKDVIPKNLITKNTKYYINPTGVFLIGGPQGDCGLTGRKIIVDTYGGAAHHGGGAFSGKDPSKVDRSGAYMGRYIAKNIVAAGLADKCEVQVAYAIGVASPVSLMVNTFGTGRIADSKIEQLIVKTFDLRVGKIIENLDLLRPIYRKTSNYGHFGRELPEFSWEKIDKAEALRTAN from the coding sequence ATGTCAAAAAACTACCTTTTTACATCTGAATCAGTCTCAGAAGGACACCCAGATAAACTAGCTGACCAAATATCTGATGCCATACTAGATGAAATATTAAAACAAGATAAAAATGCTCGTGTTGCATGTGAAACTCTTGTAAAAACTGGAATGGCTTTAGTAGCTGGTGAGATTACAACCTCAGCATGGGTTGATATTGAGGAACTAGTAAGAAACGTAATTACAGAAACAGGTTACGATAATGCTAATAAAGGCATCGATGGTAGAACTTGTTCAGTTATAAACGCTATTGGAAAACAATCAAGTGATATAGCGCAGGGTGTTGATCGCGGCTCACCAGAAGATTTAGGAGCAGGTGACCAAGGTTTAATGTTTGGATTTGCGACTAACGAGACCCCCACCTTGATGCCTTCTGCAATTTATTACTCACATCTATTAATGAAAAAACAAGCTAAGCTTAGAAAGACAAATAAACTAAGTTGGTTACGACCAGATGCCAAAGCTCAAGTTACTTTAGCATATGAAAATGATAAACCAAAGTTTATTGATACTATTGTACTTTCGACTCAACATGATGAGACAATTTCTCAGAAAGACTTACATGATGCAGTAATAGAAGAAATCATAAAAGATGTAATTCCTAAAAACTTAATAACAAAAAACACAAAATACTATATAAATCCTACTGGAGTGTTTTTGATAGGTGGACCACAAGGAGATTGTGGCTTAACAGGTAGAAAAATCATAGTCGATACTTACGGTGGCGCTGCACACCATGGTGGAGGAGCTTTTTCTGGTAAAGATCCTTCCAAGGTTGACCGTTCTGGTGCATATATGGGAAGATATATCGCCAAAAATATCGTAGCTGCCGGCTTAGCTGATAAATGCGAGGTACAAGTTGCTTATGCAATAGGTGTAGCAAGCCCCGTATCACTTATGGTAAATACATTTGGTACAGGTAGAATAGCTGATTCAAAAATAGAGCAACTTATTGTCAAAACTTTTGATTTAAGAGTTGGTAAAATTATTGAAAATCTAGATTTATTAAGGCCCATTTATAGAAAAACTTCCAACTATGGTCACTTTGGTAGAGAATTACCAGAATTCAGCTGGGAAAAAATTGATAAAGCAGAAGCTCTTAGAACTGCCAACTAA
- a CDS encoding fatty acid desaturase has protein sequence MNNTIDQTFEKEGSIVWKSVFGLLIIPLFTIIAVPWYGFTYGFQTSDYVCLIVFYCLTGVSITMGYHRLWSHKTYKANKFVSYFLLIFGTAALQNSVLQWASDHRKHHKDVDDPVKDPYAATRGFWYSHFGWLLRYNTHDVQEIKGVNDLMKDKALVFQHKHYTILAILACFGLPVLYGVFTGRILASVLMGGFLRVVLVHHATFCINSLAHTIGRRPYSTKNTARDSFITAIVTGGEGYHNYHHAFAGDYRNGIRFFDFDPSKWFIAGLAKIGWCYDLKKTPKHLVEIAKAKVKLEETLKRKNNASQLGIEEKYTKFVANVKSMYGAKQEYLKAKRDNVLSKADIQAIKSRYKDLKIEFVEAKKKYKASTLV, from the coding sequence ATGAATAATACAATAGATCAAACTTTCGAAAAAGAAGGAAGCATAGTTTGGAAAAGTGTCTTTGGACTACTAATAATTCCTTTATTTACCATAATAGCGGTACCATGGTATGGCTTTACATATGGTTTTCAGACATCTGATTATGTTTGTCTTATAGTTTTCTACTGTTTGACAGGCGTTAGTATAACTATGGGTTACCATAGATTGTGGTCACATAAAACATATAAAGCTAATAAGTTTGTTAGTTATTTTTTACTGATATTTGGTACAGCAGCGTTACAAAACAGTGTACTACAGTGGGCGTCAGATCATAGAAAGCATCATAAAGACGTTGATGATCCAGTGAAAGATCCGTATGCAGCTACTAGGGGCTTTTGGTATAGCCATTTTGGATGGTTGCTGAGATATAACACGCATGACGTCCAGGAAATAAAAGGCGTTAATGATTTAATGAAAGATAAGGCTTTAGTGTTCCAACATAAGCATTATACAATACTTGCTATATTAGCTTGTTTTGGTCTACCTGTGCTATACGGGGTGTTTACGGGTAGAATTTTAGCAAGTGTGCTGATGGGCGGGTTTCTTAGAGTTGTGTTAGTTCATCATGCAACTTTTTGTATTAACTCTTTGGCTCATACTATCGGTAGAAGACCATACTCAACAAAAAATACAGCTAGAGATAGTTTTATAACGGCTATAGTTACTGGTGGAGAGGGTTATCACAACTATCATCATGCTTTTGCTGGTGATTATAGGAATGGTATTAGATTTTTTGACTTTGACCCTTCAAAATGGTTTATTGCGGGTTTAGCTAAGATAGGTTGGTGTTATGACCTTAAGAAAACTCCTAAACATTTGGTTGAAATAGCAAAAGCAAAAGTTAAGTTAGAAGAAACTTTAAAAAGGAAAAATAACGCTTCACAACTTGGTATAGAAGAAAAATATACTAAATTTGTTGCTAATGTTAAAAGTATGTATGGTGCAAAACAAGAGTATCTTAAAGCTAAAAGAGATAACGTCTTGTCTAAAGCTGACATTCAAGCTATAAAATCAAGATATAAAGATCTTAAAATTGAGTTTGTTGAGGCTAAAAAGAAATACAAAGCTAGTACATTAGTGTAG